From one Lycium barbarum isolate Lr01 chromosome 6, ASM1917538v2, whole genome shotgun sequence genomic stretch:
- the LOC132645282 gene encoding putative calcium-transporting ATPase 13, plasma membrane-type — MSIQSSKYSDTIMFLSNDRDISPGKFKPQKRLQLVFRAIYFVCFLTKKKIARNTLVLSQLLRNPSYVINIESITDHEKELFHGINKEALAKLVTERDFNGFLQFGGARRIVEILGSDLKAGLTMHENELKQRKETFGSNIYDKPPAKSFLSFVVDAFKDTTIIILLVCAVFSLGFGIKQHGPKEGWYDGGSIIVAVVLVLAVSSVSNFKQSRQFLKLSDDRKDIKVEVVRGGRRQEISIFDIVVGDVVCLKIGDQIPADGLFLDGHSLQVDESSMTGESDHVQINETQNPFLVCGTKVMDGYGHMLVTSVGKNNAWGQMMCTITDDKNEQTPLQHRLNKLTKYIGNVGLLVAFLVLITLMIRYFTGHSENDSGQKEFVGSKTKADDIMNSLIRIIAAAVTIIVVAIPEGLPLAVTLTLAYSMRRMMLDNAMVRKLSACETMGSATTICTDKTGTLTLNQMQVTEFWLGTEMITTKTSQIAPEVLELLQEAAGLNTTGDVYTTPSGPPEISGGPTEKAILSWAMTSLLVNFDELKQEYRILHVEVFNSQKKRSGVMVAKKSTKKVHAHWKGAAEMILAMCSTYYIKSGIVSPIDHEERKELELKIKYMASKSLRCIAFAYKESNAESQILEETELTLLGLVGLKDPCRPGVKEAVESCRAAGVSIKMITGDNVFTAKAIAFECGILQPGEDMNIAVIEGQAFRNYSQEERMEIVEKIRVMARSSPFDKLLMVECLKQKGHVVAVTGDGTNDAPALKAADVGLSMGIQGTEVAKESSDIVILDDNFNTVVTVLKWGRCVYNNIQKFIQFQLTVNVAALVINFVAAASSGEVPLTAVQLLWVNLIMDTLGALALATERPSSDLMNKKPVGRTEPLITGVMWRNLLAQALYQVTVLLILQFKGSAIFHVNKKVKDTLIFNTFVLCQVFNEFNARNLEKKNIFHGILKNILFVGIVGMTILLQVIMVEFLRRFADTERLNWTQWAACIGISSLSWPIGWIIKCVPVSKTNENFNT; from the exons ATGTCTATACAGTCATCCAAATACAGTGATACCATCATGTTTTTAAGCAATGACAGGGACATCTCCCCGGGAAAATTTAAACCTCAGAAGAGGTTGCAGTTAGTTTTTAGAGCCATATATTTTGTGTGTTTCTTGACCAAGAAAAAGATTGCTAGAAACACACTAGTCCTTTCTCAGTTGTTGCGCAATCCGTCCTACGTTATCAACATTGAAAGCATCACTGATCATGAGAAAGAACTCTTTCATGGCATCAACAAAGAAGCACTTGCCAAGTTGGTCACAGAGAGAGACTTCAATGGCTTCCTTCAATTTGGAGGAGCGCGACGAATCGTAGAAATTCTTGGATCAGACCTGAAAGCCGGTTTAACAATGCATGAGAATGAACTAAAACAAAGAAAGGAAACTTTTGGTTCCAACATTTACGACAAACCACCAGCCAAGAGTTTCTTGAGTTTTGTAGTTGATGCTTTCAAAGACACCACCATTATCATCCTTCTGGTATGTGCTGTATTCTCCCTTGGCTTTGGGATTAAACAGCATGGGCCTAAGGAAGGATGGTATGATGGAGGGAGTATCATCGTTGCAGTTGTTCTTGTCCTTGCAGTCTCATCTGTCAGTAACTTCAAACAAAGCAGACAGTTTCTGAAGCTTTCAGATGATAGGAAGGATATCAAAGTCGAGGTAGTGAGAGGCGGACGTAGACAGGAAATATCGAtctttgatattgttgttggtgatGTTGTCTGCCTCAAAATTGGCGATCAGATACCAGCAGATGGACTCTTTTTGGATGGCCACTCGCTGCAAGTAGATGAGTCCAGCATGACAG GTGAAAGTGATCACGTTCAAATCAACGAGACACAAAACCCATTTTTGGTATGCGGAACAAAAGTAATGGACGGATATGGACACATGCTTGTCACATCAGTAGGGAAGAATAATGCATGGGGTCAGATGATGTGCACAATAACAGATGACAAGAATGAGCAAACGCCACTGCAACATCGGTTAAATAAGCTTACTAAATATATAGGGAACGTTGGTCTCTTGGTGGCTTTTCTTGTTCTAATCACCTTAATGATCCGTTACTTCACGGGACATTCTGAAAATGACAGTGGTCAGAAGGAGTTCGTAGGAAGCAAAACCAAAGCAGATGATATAATGAATTCCTTGATTCGTATAATTGCTGCAGCAGTAACCATCATAGTGGTTGCAATTCCAGAAGGTTTGCCATTGGCTGTCACGCTAACCTTGGCATATTCTATGAGAAGAATGATGCTTGATAATGCAATGGTCCGTAAGCTATCTGCATGTGAGACAATGGGATCAGCAACTACCATATGCACAGACAAAACTGGCACTCTCACCTTAAACCAGATGCAG GTAACTGAATTTTGGTTAGGAACAGAAATGATTACAACGAAGACATCACAGATAGCACCTGAAGTTCTTGAATTACTACAAGAGGCTGCTGGCTTGAATACTACTGGTGATGTTTATACAACACCTTCTGGTCCTCCAGAGATCTCTGGTGGCCCAACTGAGAAAGCGATCCTATCATGGGCCATGACCAGTTTACTAGTGAACTTTGATGAATTAAAGCAAGAGTATCGGATCCTCCATGTTGAAGTTTTCAATTCACAAAAGAAAAGAAGTGGGGTAATGGTGGCAAAAAAGAGTACAAAAAAAGTTCATGCACATTGGAAAGGTGCTGCTGAGATGATTCTAGCTATGTGCTCCACCTATTATATCAAAAGTGGAATAGTTTCACCAATAGATCATGAAGAAAGAAAAGAACTTGAGTTGAAAATTAAATATATGGCAAGCAAGAGCTTGCGATGTATTGCATTTGCTTACAAAGAAAGCAATGCAGAAAGCCAAATTCTTGAAGAAACTGAACTAACCTTACTGGGTCTGGTGGGTCTAAAGGACCCATGTCGGCCCGGTGTTAAAGAGGCAGTAGAATCTTGCAGGGCTGCTGGTGTTAGCATCAAAATGATTACTGGGGACAATGTATTTACAGCCAAAGCAATAGCTTTTGAATGTGGAATACTCCAACCAGGTGAAGACATGAACATTGCAGTTATTGAAGGACAGGCATTCAGGAATTATTCACAAGAAGAGAGAATGGAGATTGTTGAAAAAATACGAGTGATGGCAAGGTCTTCACCGTTTGACAAGCTTTTGATGGTTGAATGCTTGAAGCAGAAAGGCCACGTTGTAGCAGTAACAGGCGATGGAACAAATGATGCTCCTGCACTAAAAGCAGCAGATGTTGGACTTTCCATGGGGATCCAAGGCACAGAAGTCGCAAAGGAGAGCTCCGATATAGTTATCTTGGACGACAATTTCAATACAGTGGTCACGGTTTTGAAGTGGGGTAGGTGCGTGTATAACAACATTCAAAAGTTTATTCAGTTTCAGCTCACAGTAAATGTTGCTGCGCTTGTCATCAACTTTGTCGCTGCTGCTTCATCTGGAGAAGTCCCACTGACAGCAGTCCAACTTCTGTGGGTGAATCTCATAATGGATACTCTGGGGGCCTTAGCTTTGGCAACTGAGCGACCCAGTAGTGATTTAATGAACAAGAAACCAGTTGGACGAACTGAACCTCTGATAACTGGTGTGATGTGGAGGAATCTCCTTGCTCAAGCCTTGTACCAAGTAACAGTGCTATTGATCCTGCAGTTCAAAGGAAGTGCCATCTTTCATGTGAATAAGAAGGTAAAAGACACCTTGATCTTCAATACTTTCGTCCTCTGTCAAGTCTTCAATGAGTTCAATGCAAggaacttggagaagaaaaacatATTCCATGGAATACTGAAGAACATACTGTTTGTTGGGATAGTGGGAATGACAATACTTCTCCAGGTAATTATGGTTGAATTCCTGAGGAGGTTTGCTGATACTGAAAGGCTGAACTGGACGCAATGGGCTGCATGCATCGGGATTTCGTCATTGTCATGGCCTATTGGTTGGATTATAAAGTGTGTTCCTGTATCCAAAACAAATGAAAACTTCAACACCTAA